The genomic stretch GCCTGGGCGACCTTGCCGCTGCCGATGATCGCCAGGCGCGAGGCTTTCAAAGGGGCGAGGGCGTCGACGGCGACAGCTGTGGTTGCAGCCGTGCGTGCGGTGGTCAGTTCGCCGGCATCGCAGAGCAACAGCGGCTGGCCGGTCTGCATCGACATCAGCAGCGTCCACGCCGTCACCAGCGGGCCCTGTTCGCGAACGATGTACGGCGAGGTCTTGACCCCGTACACGCCGTCTTCGGCCAGCACGCCCAGATAGTTGATGAAGTCCCCGGCGCCTTGGGGGAATTCCACCAGTTGCTGCGCCGGTTGCACCGCGTGCCCGGCCGCCAGATCGCGGAACAGCTTGCGCAGGATCTGCGGCACATCGATCCGGGCCAGAAGCTCACGGGCCTGGGTTTGGTCGATCACGTAAGGCGTACTGGACATGTCGGACTCCGGAGACTGTATCTAAACTAATTTGTCCATTATGGACTTTTAGTTTTATTGAACAATATCCGGGCGAAAAAAAAGCGCAGTCCGTTGCCGGCTGCGCTTCTCTTTTTGGCGTCGCTTACTGTGGGCGCTTGCGCTCGACCGCCCGCAACAGATGGGTCGGTGGTGTTTCACAACTGATCTTGCGACCCAGTTTTTCTTCGATGGACGGCAACTGATAGGAGTCGTCTTCACCGGCAAAGCTGATCGACACGCCATCGGCGCCGGCCCGACCGGTACGGCCGATGCGGTGCACGTAGTCGTCCGGGACTTCCGGCAGGGTGAAGTTGATCACGTGGCTGATGCCGTCGATGTGAATGCCGCGACCGGCCACGTCGGTGGCGACCAGTACGCGGATCTTGCCTTCGCGGAAGCCTTCCAGCGTCTTGATCCGCTTGTGCTGCGGCACGTCGCCGGACAGTTGCGCGGCGTTGATGCCGTCGCGTACCAGGCGTTCTTCGATGCGCCGCACTTCATCCTTGCGGTTGGCGAACACGATGACCCGCTCCCAGCCGTTGTCGTTGACCAGGTTGAAGAGCAGTTTGTATTTGTCAGCCCCGGCCACCGCGTAGATGTGCTGTTCGACGTTCTCGTTGGCCACGTTGGTGACTTCGATTTCGACGATGGCAGGGTCGGTGGTCCACTGCTTGGCGAGGTTCATCACGTCTTCGGTGAAGGTCGCGGAGAACAGCAGGGTCTGGCGTTCGCTTTTCGGTGGAGTCTGGCGAATGATCTGACGCACTTGCGGGATGAAGCCCATGTCGAGCATGCGGTCGGCTTCGTCCAGCACCATCACTTCGACCATGTCCAGGTGCACGTCGCCACGCTGGTTGAAGTCGAGCAGACGGCCCGGGGTGGCGACGAGGATGTCACAGTGGCGGGCTTCGAGGTGCTTGAGCTGCTTGTCGAAGTCCATGCCGCCGACGAACGTCATGACGTTGAGGCCGGTGTACTTGGTCAGGTCGGCGGCGTCCTTGGCGATCTGCACTACCAGTTCACGGGTCGGCGCGATGATCAGTGCCCGTGGCTCGCCCATGTAGCGCTCTTTCGGCGGTGGGGTCTGCAACAGCTGGGTGATGATCGAGATCAGGAACGCGGCGGTCTTGCCGGTACCGGTCTGGGCGCGGCCGATGGCGTCTTTGCCGGCGAGGGTGAAACCCAGCACCTGCGCCTGGATCGGCGTGCAATACGGGAAACCCAGGTCCTGGATGGCGTGCATCAGTTCCGGGGCGAGTTTGAAATCGTGGAAACGGGTCTTGCCTTCCTGTGGCTCGACGACGAAGTCTTCGAGTTTCCAGGGAATGACCGGCGCCTTGGGCTTCGGTTCGCGGCGTGGTTTGGCCGGTTTGGGTGTTTCGCTGCGGGCGCTTTCTGGAGCGGGAGCGGAAACAGCAGCGGGTGCCGGTTCGCGTTTCGGTGTGGCTACGGGAGCCTGGCGGTCCGCCGGTTTGGCATCGCTGCGATGACCGGGGGCGTGCGACGGCGCACTGGGAGCTGGCGCGAGCTGCTCAGCCTCGCTTTTTCCGAACATCTTCTTGAGTGCTTTGAGCACGGTCATCTCATCAATTGGTTAAGGAATGTACGCCGGCCAGTGTAATGCAAGAAACGGGCGCGGCGTAGTGGGATGATCAAAGGGGCCCGACCACTGGAAAATCGAGCCCCGGACGATCAGCGCAGGCGTTCGCTCAGCCACACGCCGATGTCGCGAATTTCTTCGGGTAACACTTCGTGCTCCATTGGGTATTCCTGCCATGTCACGGTGACACCATGGGCCTTGAGATACTCATACGCCGTGCGGCCCATCGAGTTTTGCACCACGTTGTCGAACTGGCCGTGCAGCGCCAGCACCGGAATCCGTTGCTGACTGGCGGACAACTCCAGTTCGTCGCTGAACGTCGGCGCGTAGGTCGACAACGCCAGCACGCCACCCAACGGCCCCTGCCATTTCAGAAACGCGGTGTGATAGACCACGGCGCCGCCCTGGGAAAATCCGGCAAGGAAAATCCGCGAAGCGTCTATTCCGCTGGCGCGCTGTTGTTCGATCAATTCGATGACGTGATCGGCGGACGCTTCCAGCTCATCGCGGTCGATGGCACGAGCCGGGCTCATCGCCTTGATGTCGTACCAGCTCGGCATGGCATAACCGCCATTTATTGTCACCGGGCGGGTCGGCGCCTGGGGCAAAACGAAGCGCGTGCTCAGCAGGCTTTCCTGCAAGGCCTCGGCCACCGGCAGAAAGTCATAGCGGTCGGCGCCGAGGCCGTGCAGCCAGATCACGCAGGCGTCGGCTGCCTTAACAGGCTGAAGAATCAAGGGCTCGGTCATGGCTGCTCCAAAAATGTGCGGGCGCTCTCATTAAGTGCGTGATTGGGGTGCGCGCCCGGTTGATCCGTTAAGAAGATG from Pseudomonas allokribbensis encodes the following:
- a CDS encoding alpha/beta hydrolase: MTEPLILQPVKAADACVIWLHGLGADRYDFLPVAEALQESLLSTRFVLPQAPTRPVTINGGYAMPSWYDIKAMSPARAIDRDELEASADHVIELIEQQRASGIDASRIFLAGFSQGGAVVYHTAFLKWQGPLGGVLALSTYAPTFSDELELSASQQRIPVLALHGQFDNVVQNSMGRTAYEYLKAHGVTVTWQEYPMEHEVLPEEIRDIGVWLSERLR
- the rhlB gene encoding ATP-dependent RNA helicase RhlB, whose amino-acid sequence is MTVLKALKKMFGKSEAEQLAPAPSAPSHAPGHRSDAKPADRQAPVATPKREPAPAAVSAPAPESARSETPKPAKPRREPKPKAPVIPWKLEDFVVEPQEGKTRFHDFKLAPELMHAIQDLGFPYCTPIQAQVLGFTLAGKDAIGRAQTGTGKTAAFLISIITQLLQTPPPKERYMGEPRALIIAPTRELVVQIAKDAADLTKYTGLNVMTFVGGMDFDKQLKHLEARHCDILVATPGRLLDFNQRGDVHLDMVEVMVLDEADRMLDMGFIPQVRQIIRQTPPKSERQTLLFSATFTEDVMNLAKQWTTDPAIVEIEVTNVANENVEQHIYAVAGADKYKLLFNLVNDNGWERVIVFANRKDEVRRIEERLVRDGINAAQLSGDVPQHKRIKTLEGFREGKIRVLVATDVAGRGIHIDGISHVINFTLPEVPDDYVHRIGRTGRAGADGVSISFAGEDDSYQLPSIEEKLGRKISCETPPTHLLRAVERKRPQ